One genomic window of Bombus fervidus isolate BK054 chromosome 14, iyBomFerv1, whole genome shotgun sequence includes the following:
- the Chpf gene encoding chondroitin polymerizing factor isoform X1 has protein sequence MNPVLKIFLTHCWANIHLIIGISMGLSFSMMLIPVNIDNSNENTEYSMHYLNYQDDLDEYEPKININSKPQQAQKVSKALVRPRYYSTELGIREKLFIGVITSQQYLYSRDIAINKTIAHIVDKVRYFISIPEGTKPNVTLPGIVGFTDTRSILKPFHTMKYIIDNYLESYDYYFLIKDVSYINVKKLVKFVTKISVSQNVHVGVLGDIPTYCSLGKLSMFKYYSGILLSNSIIQELKNNLDWCVKNAYSDSDDVNFGRCIVHSTSTPCSNHIQGQKFRHTKLKPTFLFEMNLKELVRNKEFLSSLVIYPIYDHLLAYKLNTYFAATKSVEIQEKISNIRKSILNMAILGPPQERNVSWPIGNQPGNKAVGRFDILRWSYFNQTHIFLNTDFSTVQELKTNAKFDIDRTINITASSIIADYQYTFKFNKLLNGYQRFDASRGMNYILDLEFTNVNTGKILRKRIEVCKPLGKVEILPVPYVTENTRINIILTINPSKKRDALNFLEHYAIDCMEKKYKTFLMMVLLYNFDSASKGRADIYYEIKQYALSLADKYKKQQSKITWLSVRLPNIVTSIETNHLLNIAVTDLCIRKFSPESLILLVETGIQFRLDYLNRIRMNTINQYQVFSPIPFMEYHPDIAHMNDIKQVDTDINRNHGRYDEYNFNNIAFYVRDYNNMRKTTEASIPIIHSDRDISSMLNLSQNIPDTSLYEMFVSFSNLHILRAIEPALKVRYKNVDCFNTTDNISNFCKQSKNHHLGRRSQLARLILDYETYKISLPR, from the exons atgAATCCTgtgctaaaaatatttttaacccATTGTTGGgcaaatatacatttaataattgGGATTAGCATGGGTCTAAGTTTCAGTATGATGTTAATACCAGTTAATATAGATAATTCTAATGAGAATACAGAGTATTCAAtgcattatttaaattatcaagATGACTTGGATGAATATGaaccaaaaataaatattaacagcAAACCTCAACAGGCACAAAAAGTTTCTAAAGCATTAGTACGTCCAAGATATTATTCCACAGAACTTGGAATCAGAGAGAAATTATTCATTGGAGTGATAACAAGTCAACAATACCTATATAGTAGAGACATAGCAATTAATAAAACTATTGCACACATTGTGGACAAAGtacgatatttcatttctatacCTGAAGGAACAAAGCCTAATGTTACTCTTCCTGGTATAGTTGGATTTACAGATACCAGAAGCATTTTGAAACCATTCCAtactatgaaatatataattgataattatttggAAAGTTATGATTACTATTTCTTAATCAAAGATGTAAGCTACatcaatgttaaaaaattagtaaaattcgTTACCAAGATTAGTGTAAGTCAAAATGTTCATGTGGGGGTTCTTGGAGACATTCCAACTTATTGTTCCTTGGGTAAACTTAGcatgtttaaatatt ATTCTGGAATCCTTCTGAGCAATTCGATAATACAAGAATTAAAGAACAATTTGGATTGGTGTGTAAAAAATGCTTATTCTGATTCGGATGATGTCAATTTTGGGCGATGTATTGTTCATTCCACCTCGACACCTTGTTCTAATCACATACAAGGTCAGAAATTTCGGCATACCAAATTGAAaccaacatttttatttgagATGAATCTGAAGGAATTGGTTAGAAACAAAGAATTTCTAAGTTCACTTGTAATATATCCAATATATGACCACCTTCTTGCCTACAAATTGAACACTTATTTTGCAGCA aCAAAGTCCGTGGAAATTCAAGAAAAGATTTCCAATATTCGGAAATCGATTTTAAATATGGCAATTTTAGGGCCTCCACAAGAACGCaatgtttcatggccaatcgGTAATCAACCAGGAAATAAAGCTGTTGGTCgttttgatattttacgatggtcatattttaatcaaactCACATATTTCTAAATACTGATTTTTCAACTGTACAAGAATTGAAAACCAATGCTAAATTTGACATAGATCGAACGATTAATATTACAGCTTCTAGTATAATCGCTGATTATCAATATAcattcaaatttaataaattattgaatgGATATCAAAGGTTTGATGCATCTCGAGGAATGAATTACATATTAGACTTGGAGTTTACCAATGTTAATACTGGTAAAATATTGAGGAAGAGGATTGAAGTGTGCAAGCCGCTTGGAAAAGTTGAGATCTTGCCTGTTCCGTACGTAACAGAAAACACGaggataaatataatactaaCCATAAATCCATCAAAGAAACGGGATGCACTGAACTTTTTAGAGCACTATGCTATAGACTGTATGGAAAAGAAGTACAAAACCTTTCTTATGATg gtccttttatataattttgactCTGCATCTAAAGGAAGGGCAGATATATACTATGAGATTAAACAATATGCACTATCATTGGCtgataaatataagaaacaaCAGTCAAAAATTACCTGGCTTTCTGTACGCTTACCGAATATTGTAACGTCCATTGAAACAAATCATTTGCTGAACATAGCTGTTACAGATTTATgtataagaaaattttcacCCGAAAGTTTAATACTTCTCGTCGAAACTGGAATACAATTTCGACTAGATTATTTAAATAGG atcCGTATGAATACCATAAACCAATATCAAGTATTCAGTCCAATTCCTTTCATGGAATACCATCCTGATATAGCTCATATGAATGATATAAAACAAGTTGACACGGATATTAATCGCAATCATGGAAGATACGacgaatataatttcaataatatcgCCTTTTATGTTAGAGACTATAACAAca TGAGAAAAACCACTGAGGCTAGCATTCCAATAATACACTCCGATCGAGATATTTCATCGATGCTAAATCTTTCACAGAATATTCCTGATACTTCTTTATACGAAATGTTTGTTTCTTTCAGTAACCTACATATTTTACGCGCAATAGAACCGGCTCTCAAAGTAAGGTATAAAAATGTTGATTGCTTTAATACAACTGATAATATCAGCAATTTCTGTAAACAGTCGAAGAATCATCATTTAGGTCGACGTAGTCAACTTGCTAGATTAATACTAGACTATGAAACTTATAAGATTAGTTTACcaagataa
- the Chpf gene encoding chondroitin polymerizing factor isoform X2, producing the protein MNPVLKIFLTHCWANIHLIIGISMGLSFSMMLIPVNIDNSNENTEYSMHYLNYQDDLDEYEPKININSKPQQAQKVSKALVRPRYYSTELGIREKLFIGVITSQQYLYSRDIAINKTIAHIVDKVRYFISIPEGTKPNVTLPGIVGFTDTRSILKPFHTMKYIIDNYLESYDYYFLIKDVSYINVKKLVKFVTKISVSQNVHVGVLGDIPTYCSLDSGILLSNSIIQELKNNLDWCVKNAYSDSDDVNFGRCIVHSTSTPCSNHIQGQKFRHTKLKPTFLFEMNLKELVRNKEFLSSLVIYPIYDHLLAYKLNTYFAATKSVEIQEKISNIRKSILNMAILGPPQERNVSWPIGNQPGNKAVGRFDILRWSYFNQTHIFLNTDFSTVQELKTNAKFDIDRTINITASSIIADYQYTFKFNKLLNGYQRFDASRGMNYILDLEFTNVNTGKILRKRIEVCKPLGKVEILPVPYVTENTRINIILTINPSKKRDALNFLEHYAIDCMEKKYKTFLMMVLLYNFDSASKGRADIYYEIKQYALSLADKYKKQQSKITWLSVRLPNIVTSIETNHLLNIAVTDLCIRKFSPESLILLVETGIQFRLDYLNRIRMNTINQYQVFSPIPFMEYHPDIAHMNDIKQVDTDINRNHGRYDEYNFNNIAFYVRDYNNMRKTTEASIPIIHSDRDISSMLNLSQNIPDTSLYEMFVSFSNLHILRAIEPALKVRYKNVDCFNTTDNISNFCKQSKNHHLGRRSQLARLILDYETYKISLPR; encoded by the exons atgAATCCTgtgctaaaaatatttttaacccATTGTTGGgcaaatatacatttaataattgGGATTAGCATGGGTCTAAGTTTCAGTATGATGTTAATACCAGTTAATATAGATAATTCTAATGAGAATACAGAGTATTCAAtgcattatttaaattatcaagATGACTTGGATGAATATGaaccaaaaataaatattaacagcAAACCTCAACAGGCACAAAAAGTTTCTAAAGCATTAGTACGTCCAAGATATTATTCCACAGAACTTGGAATCAGAGAGAAATTATTCATTGGAGTGATAACAAGTCAACAATACCTATATAGTAGAGACATAGCAATTAATAAAACTATTGCACACATTGTGGACAAAGtacgatatttcatttctatacCTGAAGGAACAAAGCCTAATGTTACTCTTCCTGGTATAGTTGGATTTACAGATACCAGAAGCATTTTGAAACCATTCCAtactatgaaatatataattgataattatttggAAAGTTATGATTACTATTTCTTAATCAAAGATGTAAGCTACatcaatgttaaaaaattagtaaaattcgTTACCAAGATTAGTGTAAGTCAAAATGTTCATGTGGGGGTTCTTGGAGACATTCCAACTTATTGTTCCTTGG ATTCTGGAATCCTTCTGAGCAATTCGATAATACAAGAATTAAAGAACAATTTGGATTGGTGTGTAAAAAATGCTTATTCTGATTCGGATGATGTCAATTTTGGGCGATGTATTGTTCATTCCACCTCGACACCTTGTTCTAATCACATACAAGGTCAGAAATTTCGGCATACCAAATTGAAaccaacatttttatttgagATGAATCTGAAGGAATTGGTTAGAAACAAAGAATTTCTAAGTTCACTTGTAATATATCCAATATATGACCACCTTCTTGCCTACAAATTGAACACTTATTTTGCAGCA aCAAAGTCCGTGGAAATTCAAGAAAAGATTTCCAATATTCGGAAATCGATTTTAAATATGGCAATTTTAGGGCCTCCACAAGAACGCaatgtttcatggccaatcgGTAATCAACCAGGAAATAAAGCTGTTGGTCgttttgatattttacgatggtcatattttaatcaaactCACATATTTCTAAATACTGATTTTTCAACTGTACAAGAATTGAAAACCAATGCTAAATTTGACATAGATCGAACGATTAATATTACAGCTTCTAGTATAATCGCTGATTATCAATATAcattcaaatttaataaattattgaatgGATATCAAAGGTTTGATGCATCTCGAGGAATGAATTACATATTAGACTTGGAGTTTACCAATGTTAATACTGGTAAAATATTGAGGAAGAGGATTGAAGTGTGCAAGCCGCTTGGAAAAGTTGAGATCTTGCCTGTTCCGTACGTAACAGAAAACACGaggataaatataatactaaCCATAAATCCATCAAAGAAACGGGATGCACTGAACTTTTTAGAGCACTATGCTATAGACTGTATGGAAAAGAAGTACAAAACCTTTCTTATGATg gtccttttatataattttgactCTGCATCTAAAGGAAGGGCAGATATATACTATGAGATTAAACAATATGCACTATCATTGGCtgataaatataagaaacaaCAGTCAAAAATTACCTGGCTTTCTGTACGCTTACCGAATATTGTAACGTCCATTGAAACAAATCATTTGCTGAACATAGCTGTTACAGATTTATgtataagaaaattttcacCCGAAAGTTTAATACTTCTCGTCGAAACTGGAATACAATTTCGACTAGATTATTTAAATAGG atcCGTATGAATACCATAAACCAATATCAAGTATTCAGTCCAATTCCTTTCATGGAATACCATCCTGATATAGCTCATATGAATGATATAAAACAAGTTGACACGGATATTAATCGCAATCATGGAAGATACGacgaatataatttcaataatatcgCCTTTTATGTTAGAGACTATAACAAca TGAGAAAAACCACTGAGGCTAGCATTCCAATAATACACTCCGATCGAGATATTTCATCGATGCTAAATCTTTCACAGAATATTCCTGATACTTCTTTATACGAAATGTTTGTTTCTTTCAGTAACCTACATATTTTACGCGCAATAGAACCGGCTCTCAAAGTAAGGTATAAAAATGTTGATTGCTTTAATACAACTGATAATATCAGCAATTTCTGTAAACAGTCGAAGAATCATCATTTAGGTCGACGTAGTCAACTTGCTAGATTAATACTAGACTATGAAACTTATAAGATTAGTTTACcaagataa